A window of Diospyros lotus cultivar Yz01 chromosome 14, ASM1463336v1, whole genome shotgun sequence contains these coding sequences:
- the LOC127790741 gene encoding zeatin O-glucosyltransferase-like isoform X2 yields the protein MANHHQNEPENGPKQPEVMVVMVPLTAQGHLNQLLHFSRLICAYNIPVHYLSYAVHIRQAKLRVHGWDPAAVPNLHFHECPAPSFPSPPPNPNSPTNFPVHLLPLFDSSSDLREPVTSLLRSLSAAARKIVVVYDSVMGSVVQDVESIPNAECYEFLSLSAFFHFFFFWELMRKPMAIDAEVLEGLPTLEGCFTPESTEFIAKQLDFGKFRAGYLLNTCKAIEGRYIDLLAKPEILNTDKLWAIGPFHPLTLNKDHNHFKPRHECLEWLDKQAPNSVIYVSFGTTTSLSDEQIKELADGLERSHQKFIWVLRDADRGDIFAGEGETTARKEKLAAETFQGRGMVVADWAPQLEVLAHRSTGGFLTHCGWNSCMESISMGVPMAAWPMHSDQPRNAHLVAKVLGVGLVVRDWERRKEVVGASEVEDVVRRLMDSDEGERMRKRAGELGSAVRQEAAEGGVSCRELDSFVVHISRF from the exons ATGGCCAACCATCACCAAAACGAGCCGGAAAATGGCCCAAAACAACCGGAAGTCATGGTGGTGATGGTGCCGCTTACGGCGCAAGGGCATCTGAACCAGCTCCTCCATTTCTCCCGCCTCATCTGCGCCTACAACATCccagtccactaccttagctatgcCGTCCACATCCGCCAGGCCAAGCTCCGCGTCCACGGCTGGGACCCCGCCGCCGTCCCTAACCTCCACTTCCACGAATGCCCCGCCCCTTCTTTCCCTTCTCCGCCGCCCAACCCCAACTCCCCCACCAATTTCCCCGTCCACCTGCTGCCCCTCTTTGACTCCTCGTCGGACCTCCGCGAGCCCGTTACCTCGCTGTTACGCTCGCTTTCCGCGGCTGCCCGGAAAATCGTCGTCGTCTATGATTCTGTGATGGGTTCTGTGGTTCAGGACGTCGAGTCGATTCCGAACGCGGAGTGCTATGAGTTCCTTAGCCTTTCggctttttttcattttttcttcttctgggAATTGATGAGAAAGCCGATGGCCATTGACGCTGAAGTTTTGGAGGGGTTGCCCACTCTGGAGGGCTGCTTCACGCCGGAGTCCACGGAGTTTATAGCCAAGCAACTGGATTTCGGCAAGTTCAGAGCCGGCTATCTGCTCAACACTTGCAAAGCAATTGAAG GTCGATACATCGATTTACTTGCGAAACCAGAGATCTTAAACACCGATAAGCTGTGGGCTATCGGACCATTCCATCCATTGACATTAAACAAAGATCACAACCACTTTAAACCCCGCCATGAATGCCTGGAATGGCTCGACAAACAAGCTCCCAACTCTGTGATCTACGTTTCTTTCGGGACGACGACTTCCCTGTCTGACGAACAAATCAAGGAACTGGCGGATGGATTGGAGCGAAGCCACCAAAAGTTCATATGGGTATTGAGGGACGCAGATAGGGGAGATATTTTCGCCGGAGAAGGAGAGACGACGGCCAGAAAAGAGAAGCTGGCGGCGGAAACGTTCCAAGGGAGGGGAATGGTGGTGGCGGACTGGGCGCCGCAGCTGGAGGTTTTGGCCCACCGGTCGACGGGCGGGTTCTTGACTCATTGCGGGTGGAATTCGTGTATGGAGAGCATTTCCATGGGGGTTCCGATGGCGGCGTGGCCCATGCATTCCGACCAGCCCAGGAATGCCCACCTGGTGGCGAAGGTGCTCGGAGTTGGTCTGGTTGTCAGAGATTGGGAACGCCGGAAGGAGGTGGTTGGAGCGTCGGAGGTTGAAGATGTGGTGAGAAGATTGATGGATTCGGATGAAGGAGAGCGGATGAGGAAGAGAGCGGGGGAATTGGGGTCCGCCGTGCGGCAGGAGGCGGCTGAAGGTGGGGTTTCATGCAGGGAGCTGGATTCTTTTGTTGTTCACATCTCTAGATTCTAG
- the LOC127790741 gene encoding zeatin O-glucosyltransferase-like isoform X1 has translation MYVYQLSKAFCLLDTTHSMANHHQYEPENAPKQPEVMVVMVPLTAQGHLNELLHFSRLICAYNIPVHYLSYAVHIRQAKLRVHGWDPAAVPNLHFHECAAPSFPSPPPNPNAPTNFPGHLQPLFDSLSDLREPVTSLLRSLSAAARRIVVVYDSLIASVVQDVESIPNAECYEFISISAFFNFFYFWELMGKPMAVEAEVLEGLPTLEDCLTPEFTEFMTKQLDFGKFRAGYLLNTCKAIEGRYIDLLAKPEILNTDKLWAIGPFHPLTLNKDHNHFKPRHECLEWLDKQAPNSVIYVSFGTTTSLSDEQIKELADGLERSHQKFIWVLRDADRGDIFAGEGETTARKEKLAAETFQGRGMVVADWAPQLEVLAHRSTGGFLTHCGWNSCMESISMGVPMAAWPMHSDQPRNAHLVAKVLGVGLVVRDWERRKEVVGASEVEDVVRRLMDSDEGERMRKRAGELGSAVRQEAAEGGVSCRELDSFVVHISRF, from the exons atgtatgtgtatcaACTTTCTAAGGCATTTTGTTTGTTAGATACTACTCATTCAATGGCCAACCATCACCAATACGAACCGGAAAATGCCCCAAAACAACCGGAAGTCATGGTAGTGATGGTGCCGCTTACGGCGCAAGGGCATCTCAACGAGCTCCTCCATTTCTCCCGCCTCATCTGCGCCTACAACATCCCAGTCCATTACCTTAGCTATGCCGTCCACATCCGCCAGGCCAAGCTCCGCGTCCATGGCTGGGACCCCGCCGCCGTCCCTAACCTCCACTTCCACGAATGCGCCGCCCCCTCTTTCCCGTCTCCGCCGCCCAACCCCAACGCCCCCACCAATTTTCCCGGCCACCTGCAGCCCCTCTTTGACTCCTTGTCGGACCTCCGCGAGCCCGTTACCTCGCTGCTACGCTCGCTCTCTGCCGCTGCCCGGAGAATCGTAGTCGTCTATGATTCTCTGATCGCTTCTGTGGTTCAGGACGTCGAGTCGATTCCGAACGCGGAGTGCTATGAGTTCATTAGCATTTCGgctttttttaactttttctacTTCTGGGAATTGATGGGAAAGCCGATGGCCGTTGAAGCTGAAGTTCTGGAGGGGTTGCCCACCCTGGAGGACTGCTTAACGCCGGAGTTCACGGAGTTTATGACCAAGCAactggatttcgggaagttcaGAGCCGGCTATCTGCTCAACACTTGCAAAGCAATTGAAG GTCGATACATCGATTTACTTGCGAAACCAGAGATCTTAAACACCGATAAGCTGTGGGCTATCGGACCATTCCATCCATTGACATTAAACAAAGATCACAACCACTTTAAACCCCGCCATGAATGCCTGGAATGGCTCGACAAACAAGCTCCCAACTCTGTGATCTACGTTTCTTTCGGGACGACGACTTCCCTGTCTGACGAACAAATCAAGGAACTGGCGGATGGATTGGAGCGAAGCCACCAAAAGTTCATATGGGTATTGAGGGACGCAGATAGGGGAGATATTTTCGCCGGAGAAGGAGAGACGACGGCCAGAAAAGAGAAGCTGGCGGCGGAAACGTTCCAAGGGAGGGGAATGGTGGTGGCGGACTGGGCGCCGCAGCTGGAGGTTTTGGCCCACCGGTCGACGGGCGGGTTCTTGACTCATTGCGGGTGGAATTCGTGTATGGAGAGCATTTCCATGGGGGTTCCGATGGCGGCGTGGCCCATGCATTCCGACCAGCCCAGGAATGCCCACCTGGTGGCGAAGGTGCTCGGAGTTGGTCTGGTTGTCAGAGATTGGGAACGCCGGAAGGAGGTGGTTGGAGCGTCGGAGGTTGAAGATGTGGTGAGAAGATTGATGGATTCGGATGAAGGAGAGCGGATGAGGAAGAGAGCGGGGGAATTGGGGTCCGCCGTGCGGCAGGAGGCGGCTGAAGGTGGGGTTTCATGCAGGGAGCTGGATTCTTTTGTTGTTCACATCTCTAGATTCTAG
- the LOC127790741 gene encoding zeatin O-glucosyltransferase-like isoform X3, with amino-acid sequence MLDTTHSMANHHQNEPENGPKQPEVMVVMVPLTAQGHLNQLLHFSRLICAYNIPVHYLSYAVHIRQAKLRVHGWDPAAVPNLHFHECPAPSFPSPPPNPNSPTNFPVHLLPLFDSSSDLREPVTSLLRSLSAAARKIVVVYDSVMGSVVQDVESIPNAECYEFLSLSAFFHFFFFWELMRKPMAIDAEVLEGLPTLEGCFTPESTEFIAKQLDFGKFRAGYLLNTCKAIEGRYIDLLAKSEILNTDKLWAIGPFHPLTLNKDHNHFKPRHECLEWLDKQAPNSVIYVSFGTTTSLSDGQIKELADGLERSHQKFIWVLRDADRGDIFAGEGETTARKEKLAAETFQGRGMVVADWAPQLEVLAHPSTGGFLTHCGWNSCMESISMGVPMAAWPMHSDQPRNAHLVAKMLGIGLVVRDWERRKEVIGASEVEDVVRRLMDSDEGERMRKRAGELGSAVRLEAAEGCVSCRELDSFVAQIFRF; translated from the exons ATGTTAGATACTACTCATTCAATGGCCAACCATCACCAAAACGAGCCGGAAAATGGCCCAAAACAACCGGAAGTCATGGTGGTGATGGTGCCGCTTACGGCGCAAGGGCATCTGAACCAGCTCCTCCATTTCTCCCGCCTCATCTGCGCCTACAACATCccagtccactaccttagctatgcCGTCCACATCCGCCAGGCCAAGCTCCGCGTCCACGGCTGGGACCCCGCCGCCGTCCCTAACCTCCACTTCCACGAATGCCCCGCCCCTTCTTTCCCTTCTCCGCCGCCCAACCCCAACTCCCCCACCAATTTCCCCGTCCACCTGCTGCCCCTCTTTGACTCCTCGTCGGACCTCCGCGAGCCCGTTACCTCGCTGTTACGCTCGCTTTCCGCGGCTGCCCGGAAAATCGTCGTCGTCTATGATTCTGTGATGGGTTCTGTGGTTCAGGACGTCGAGTCGATTCCGAACGCGGAGTGCTATGAGTTCCTTAGCCTTTCggctttttttcattttttcttcttctgggAATTGATGAGAAAGCCGATGGCCATTGACGCTGAAGTTTTGGAGGGGTTGCCCACTCTGGAGGGCTGCTTCACGCCGGAGTCCACGGAGTTTATAGCCAAGCAACTGGATTTCGGCAAGTTCAGAGCCGGCTATCTGCTCAACACTTGCAAAGCAATTGAAG GTAGATACATCGATTTACTTGCAAAATCAGAGATCTTAAACACCGATAAGCTGTGGGCTATCGGACCATTCCATCCATTGACATTAAACAAAGATCACAACCACTTTAAACCTCGCCATGAATGCCTGGAATGGCTTGACAAACAAGCTCCCAACTCTGTGATCTACGTTTCTTTCGGGACGACGACTTCCCTGTCTGACGGACAAATCAAGGAACTGGCGGATGGATTGGAGCGAAGCCACCAAAAGTTCATATGGGTATTGAGGGACGCAGATAGGGGAGATATTTTCGCCGGAGAAGGAGAGACGACGGCCAGAAAAGAGAAGCTGGCGGCGGAAACGTTCCAAGGGAGGGGAATGGTGGTGGCGGACTGGGCGCCGCAGCTGGAGGTTTTGGCCCACCCGTCGACGGGCGGGTTCTTGACTCACTGCGGGTGGAATTCGTGTATGGAGAGCATTTCCATGGGGGTTCCGATGGCGGCTTGGCCGATGCATTCCGACCAGCCGAGGAATGCCCACCTGGTGGCGAAGATGCTCGGAATTGGTCTGGTTGTCAGAGATTGGGAACGCCGGAAGGAGGTGATTGGAGCGTCGGAGGTTGAAGATGTGGTGAGAAGATTGATGGATTCGGATGAAGGAGAGCGGATGAGGAAGAGAGCGGGGGAATTGGGGTCCGCCGTGCGGCTCGAGGCGGCTGAAGGTTGTGTTTCATGCAGGGAGCTGGATTCTTTTGTTGCTCAAATCTTTAGATTCTAG